The proteins below are encoded in one region of Aquisphaera giovannonii:
- a CDS encoding glycoside hydrolase family 13 protein yields MQPQTPDWVRDAVFYQIFPDRFARSVTVPKPKHLDEWGATPTYHGYQGGDLIGVIEHLDYLQDLGINAIYFTPIFQSASNHRYHTHDYEKVDPMLGGNSALGRLIEEAHARRIRVVLDGVFNHASRGFFQFHDIMENGQNSAYLDWFHINGFPLNAYDAEKKPNYGAWWGLPALPKFNTGSPEVREFLWGIGRRWIDAGIDGWRLDVPNEIDDDSFWREFRRRVHAGNPEAYIVGEVWTDSQRWLQGDMWDAVMNYQFTKACVAYFIGEKVNEKELRPTALHPAGAPGAESFKRAIERLLGLYAPEINAVMLNLLGSHDMARFVTLANDDVSAFRLATTFQLTYPGAPSIYYGDEVGLRGGHDPFNRGAFPWHRPEAWDRDLLHEFQRLISLRRARPALRRGSFKILHAAGDLLAHTRQLDGETIVVAFNAATRHHKLSIPMQGVADDDTVFEEPGKPRSAQKVQAGALHVELPPRSSLILATPFPG; encoded by the coding sequence GTGCAGCCTCAGACACCGGATTGGGTCCGCGACGCCGTCTTCTACCAGATCTTCCCCGATCGATTCGCGAGGAGCGTCACGGTACCCAAGCCGAAGCACCTGGACGAGTGGGGCGCCACGCCGACCTATCACGGCTACCAGGGGGGCGACCTGATCGGGGTGATCGAGCACCTGGACTACCTCCAGGACCTCGGGATCAACGCGATCTACTTCACGCCCATCTTCCAGTCGGCCTCCAACCACCGCTACCACACGCACGACTACGAGAAGGTGGACCCGATGCTGGGGGGGAACTCCGCGCTCGGCCGCCTCATCGAGGAGGCCCACGCGCGACGGATCCGCGTCGTGCTCGACGGCGTGTTCAACCACGCCAGCCGCGGCTTCTTCCAGTTCCACGACATCATGGAGAACGGGCAGAACTCGGCCTATCTCGACTGGTTCCACATCAACGGCTTCCCGCTGAACGCCTACGACGCGGAGAAGAAGCCCAACTACGGGGCCTGGTGGGGCCTGCCCGCCCTGCCCAAGTTCAACACCGGCTCCCCCGAGGTCCGCGAGTTCCTCTGGGGGATCGGCCGGCGTTGGATCGACGCCGGGATCGACGGCTGGAGGCTGGACGTACCCAACGAGATCGACGACGACTCGTTCTGGCGGGAGTTCCGCCGCCGCGTCCACGCCGGCAATCCCGAGGCCTACATCGTGGGCGAGGTCTGGACCGACTCCCAGCGCTGGCTCCAGGGCGACATGTGGGACGCGGTCATGAACTACCAGTTCACGAAGGCGTGCGTCGCCTACTTCATCGGCGAGAAGGTCAATGAGAAGGAGCTGAGGCCGACGGCCCTGCATCCCGCCGGAGCCCCCGGCGCGGAGTCCTTCAAGAGGGCGATCGAGCGCCTCCTGGGGTTGTATGCCCCGGAGATCAACGCCGTGATGCTGAACCTGCTCGGCAGCCACGACATGGCCCGTTTCGTCACGCTCGCCAACGACGACGTCTCGGCGTTCCGCCTGGCGACCACCTTCCAGTTGACCTATCCGGGCGCGCCGTCGATCTATTACGGCGACGAGGTCGGGCTCCGGGGCGGCCACGATCCGTTCAATCGGGGCGCGTTCCCCTGGCACCGCCCGGAGGCCTGGGACAGGGACCTGCTCCACGAATTCCAGCGGCTGATCTCGCTCCGCCGCGCCCGCCCGGCGCTGCGCCGCGGGTCCTTCAAGATCCTGCACGCCGCCGGCGACCTGCTGGCCCACACGCGGCAGCTCGACGGCGAGACGATCGTGGTCGCGTTCAACGCGGCGACGCGACACCACAAGCTTTCCATCCCCATGCAGGGCGTCGCCGACGACGACACCGTCTTCGAGGAGCCCGGGAAGCCGCGATCGGCGCAAAAGGTCCAGGCCGGTGCGCTCCACGTCGAGCTCCCGCCGCGGTCCAGCCTGATCCTGGCCACGCCCTTCCCCGGCTGA
- a CDS encoding class I SAM-dependent methyltransferase, producing the protein MPLDRVPPAWRMPEGVNVSLWEYLHTPRLAVEEDAYFAGHPLFEADARILDSRLDVPGRLVDLGCGAGRHALRFAARGFPVVAVDLSRSMLETVLRKADDMGVRLLTTRANLCRLGCFPDATFDLALSMFSTLGMIRGRAARRRALGEACRILRPGGRLVLHVHNLWLNLRDPQGRIWLMGQLARAIRGHSELGDRRMTYRGIPGMEVHLYRLGEIRRELGRAGFRVEEVIPLEDVSYRVIERPRLLPGIRAGGWILFARKPG; encoded by the coding sequence ATGCCGCTCGACCGCGTGCCGCCCGCGTGGAGGATGCCCGAGGGGGTGAACGTCTCCCTCTGGGAATACCTCCACACGCCCCGCCTGGCCGTCGAGGAGGACGCCTACTTCGCCGGCCATCCCCTCTTCGAGGCCGACGCGCGGATCCTCGACAGTCGCCTCGACGTGCCGGGCCGGCTCGTCGACCTGGGCTGCGGGGCCGGGCGACACGCCCTGCGGTTCGCGGCCCGTGGGTTCCCGGTCGTGGCCGTGGATCTCTCGCGGTCCATGCTCGAGACGGTCCTCCGCAAGGCCGACGACATGGGCGTGCGGCTATTGACCACGCGGGCCAATCTCTGCCGGCTGGGCTGCTTCCCCGACGCGACCTTCGACCTCGCCCTGTCCATGTTCAGCACGCTGGGCATGATCCGCGGCCGCGCCGCCCGGCGACGGGCCCTCGGCGAGGCGTGCCGGATCCTCCGGCCCGGCGGCCGCCTGGTGCTTCACGTCCACAACCTCTGGCTCAATCTCCGGGACCCGCAGGGCCGGATCTGGCTCATGGGCCAGCTCGCACGAGCCATCCGCGGGCATTCCGAGCTGGGCGACCGGCGCATGACCTATCGCGGCATCCCCGGGATGGAAGTGCACCTCTATCGCCTGGGTGAGATCCGCCGCGAGCTGGGCCGCGCGGGCTTCCGCGTCGAGGAAGTCATCCCGCTCGAGGACGTCTCCTATCGCGTCATCGAGCGCCCCCGGCTCCTGCCCGGCATCCGCGCAGGCGGCTGGATCCTGTTCGCGCGGAAGCCGGGTTGA
- a CDS encoding carboxylesterase family protein produces the protein MRGSFTAGRGMAILAAFVACVSAQLGPVAPADTVYLKNGIVYRSQGAPDRDNTLVFLWDGLKKTVIRDSRIDHIIGDNAFRTGEKFTLVQPLSVHGGSMPKNVTSVQAGPWNERGRRDFRYQVSPTSRPVAMEQAIIEIGPHVTRYRAVDNFWLGQVATSQVPREVITGLLGKVEQANQAERERVVRFFMDAGWYPEAKTELDRLVKEFPKTDLAERAAGAKTFMLQAEATQRRSDFEARRRAQQYRKASALLKSFTDKAIPTELVLEVRELIRQDDDQRAADQAMASDLSRLEAKLPAVDRGTWRKRTIEATRALGQAPDAVRERFNAWRKSKAVPGTTDANQFALAMSGYVAGSDAASPDLNAADALWKARDLIRDYLNAPDAAAREGISARLEELAWPAGENVPDGYRRLELATKIAQLMPPPLHDPSAEPDKVIAHKLEAGEEEEPTEYSIVLPPEYHPLRAYPALVVLHSGDGPKKGLDAWSAEATRRGYIVIAPEYGTSGEGAEYHYSPSEHAAVEIALRDARKRYAIDSDRVFVAGQLQGGTMAWDLALGHPDLFAGAAVISGFPAKYVLRSLGQHDRLPLYYAVGDLAPAANEIVFGNYLKPLILKAWDVTYCEYTRRALEELPEEIPFVLDWTDRHRRDPYPKTFDAASARTCDSRFFGVVVRDFSPGRTTAPEAVEVLGQNLSPATIKYRTSSVGNLVNVRVSGVNRLDVWVSPRLIDFKKKLEVRVNDKPRVKGMVKLDLEPFLEDLRIRGDRQQVYWLKVTAG, from the coding sequence ATGCGAGGGAGCTTCACGGCCGGGCGAGGCATGGCGATCCTCGCCGCCTTCGTCGCATGCGTCTCCGCTCAACTCGGCCCGGTCGCCCCGGCCGACACGGTCTACCTGAAGAACGGCATCGTCTATCGCAGCCAGGGCGCCCCGGATCGGGACAACACGCTGGTGTTCCTGTGGGACGGACTCAAGAAGACCGTGATCCGCGACTCGAGGATCGACCACATCATCGGCGACAATGCCTTCCGGACCGGCGAGAAGTTCACGCTCGTGCAGCCGCTCAGCGTGCACGGCGGGTCCATGCCCAAGAACGTGACGAGCGTCCAGGCCGGCCCGTGGAACGAGCGCGGGCGGAGGGACTTCCGGTACCAGGTCTCGCCGACGAGCCGACCCGTCGCCATGGAGCAGGCGATCATCGAGATCGGCCCCCACGTCACGCGATACCGGGCGGTGGACAACTTCTGGCTCGGGCAGGTCGCGACCTCGCAGGTCCCGCGCGAGGTGATCACCGGCCTGCTCGGGAAGGTGGAGCAGGCGAACCAGGCCGAGCGAGAGCGCGTGGTCCGCTTCTTCATGGACGCCGGCTGGTATCCCGAGGCGAAAACCGAGCTCGACCGGCTGGTGAAGGAGTTCCCCAAGACCGACCTGGCGGAGCGTGCCGCCGGCGCGAAGACCTTCATGCTGCAGGCCGAGGCGACGCAGCGGAGGTCCGACTTCGAGGCGAGGCGCAGGGCCCAGCAGTATCGGAAGGCGTCCGCCCTCCTGAAGTCGTTCACCGACAAGGCGATCCCCACGGAGCTGGTGCTGGAGGTCCGCGAGCTGATCCGCCAGGATGACGACCAGCGGGCCGCGGACCAGGCGATGGCCTCGGACCTGTCCAGGCTGGAGGCCAAGCTGCCGGCCGTCGACCGCGGGACGTGGCGCAAGCGGACCATCGAGGCGACCCGGGCCCTCGGGCAGGCGCCCGACGCCGTCCGCGAACGCTTCAACGCCTGGAGGAAGTCGAAGGCCGTCCCCGGGACGACCGATGCCAATCAATTCGCGCTCGCGATGTCGGGCTACGTCGCCGGCAGCGATGCGGCCAGCCCGGACCTGAATGCGGCCGACGCCCTATGGAAGGCCCGCGATCTCATCCGCGACTATCTCAACGCCCCGGACGCGGCCGCGAGGGAGGGGATCTCCGCCCGGCTGGAGGAGCTGGCCTGGCCGGCGGGGGAGAACGTGCCCGACGGCTATCGGCGGCTGGAGCTCGCCACGAAGATCGCCCAGCTCATGCCGCCGCCCCTCCACGACCCGTCCGCCGAGCCGGATAAGGTCATCGCCCACAAGCTGGAGGCGGGGGAGGAGGAAGAGCCGACCGAGTACTCGATCGTCCTGCCGCCCGAATACCACCCGCTCCGGGCGTACCCCGCGTTGGTCGTGCTCCACTCCGGCGACGGCCCGAAGAAGGGCCTGGACGCCTGGTCCGCGGAGGCGACACGCCGCGGGTACATCGTCATCGCCCCCGAATACGGGACGTCCGGCGAGGGCGCGGAATACCACTACTCCCCCTCCGAGCACGCCGCCGTCGAGATCGCGCTCCGCGACGCCCGCAAGCGGTACGCGATCGACAGCGACCGCGTCTTCGTCGCCGGCCAGTTGCAGGGCGGGACGATGGCGTGGGACCTGGCGCTGGGCCACCCCGACCTCTTCGCGGGCGCGGCGGTGATCTCCGGCTTCCCGGCGAAGTACGTCCTCCGCTCGCTGGGCCAGCACGATCGCCTTCCGCTCTACTACGCGGTCGGCGACCTCGCGCCCGCGGCCAACGAGATCGTGTTCGGGAACTACCTCAAGCCGCTGATCCTCAAGGCCTGGGACGTGACCTATTGCGAGTACACGCGCCGGGCGCTGGAGGAGCTGCCGGAGGAGATCCCGTTCGTCCTCGACTGGACGGACCGGCATCGCCGCGACCCCTACCCGAAGACCTTCGACGCGGCGAGCGCCCGGACCTGCGACAGCCGGTTCTTCGGCGTGGTCGTCCGCGACTTCTCGCCGGGGCGCACGACGGCGCCCGAGGCCGTCGAGGTCCTCGGCCAGAACCTCAGCCCCGCGACCATCAAGTACAGGACCAGCTCCGTCGGCAACCTGGTGAACGTCCGGGTGTCCGGGGTGAACCGCCTGGACGTCTGGGTGAGCCCGCGGTTGATCGACTTCAAGAAGAAGCTGGAAGTCCGCGTCAACGACAAGCCCCGTGTGAAGGGCATGGTCAAGCTGGACCTGGAACCCTTCCTCGAGGACCTGCGGATCCGCGGCGATCGGCAGCAGGTCTACTGGCTCAAGGTCACGGCCGGCTGA
- the ilvD gene encoding dihydroxy-acid dehydratase, whose amino-acid sequence MRSDTIKQGDARAAHRSLLRATGVTEQDWKKPFIAVCNSHVDIIPGHVHLQAVGNYVKECVRAAGGVPFLFNTIGVDDGIAMGHRGMKYSLPSRELIADSVETMIEAHMFDGMICIPNCDKIVPGMFMGAMRVNIPTIFVSGGPMEAGKTVGGKTVDLIDAFVAGAQKANGKISEEELLEIEQAACPTCGSCSGMFTANSMNCLAEAIGMALPGNGTILATSADRKELYERAAKRVVEMALEFGRKGEGHGLLPREIATSAAFDNAMVLDMAMGGSTNTVLHILAIAHEAGVPFTLDRIDELSKKTPNICKVSPSSSYHIEDVARAGGIHTILGEVARGRPGLLDLSCRTVTGKTLGENIEEFDVRSGKAVSMARTWAAVRPGGERTTQAWTVPSVSADPRSQSAGLALLEAEGESGSPSSGENGNGGGHGDGFDPYDVIRPVSRAYSETGGLTMLSGNLAPKGAVVKTAGVSKSMYVHSGPAVIFESEEDAYNGIVFGKVKPGDVVIVRNEGPRGGPGMQEMLAPTTAIKAVGLDDKCALVTDGRFSGGSAGASIGHVSPEAAVGGPIGLIRDGDIVEIDIPAGKLSVRLSDEELAARRAEWKPRPSPFKTGWLARYAKMATSADTGAILKWD is encoded by the coding sequence ATGCGTTCCGACACGATCAAGCAGGGCGACGCCCGCGCGGCCCATCGCAGCCTGCTCCGCGCCACCGGGGTCACCGAGCAGGACTGGAAGAAGCCGTTCATCGCGGTCTGCAACAGCCACGTGGACATCATCCCGGGGCACGTCCATCTCCAGGCCGTCGGCAACTACGTCAAGGAGTGCGTCCGCGCCGCGGGGGGCGTCCCGTTCCTGTTCAACACGATCGGTGTGGACGACGGCATCGCCATGGGCCACCGGGGGATGAAGTACTCGCTCCCCTCCCGAGAGCTGATCGCCGACAGCGTGGAGACGATGATCGAGGCGCACATGTTCGACGGGATGATCTGCATCCCGAACTGCGACAAGATCGTCCCGGGGATGTTCATGGGCGCGATGCGCGTCAACATCCCGACCATCTTCGTCTCGGGCGGCCCGATGGAGGCCGGCAAGACGGTCGGCGGGAAGACGGTCGACCTGATCGACGCCTTCGTGGCCGGGGCGCAGAAGGCGAACGGCAAGATCTCGGAGGAGGAGCTGCTCGAGATCGAGCAGGCGGCCTGCCCGACCTGCGGCAGCTGCTCCGGCATGTTCACGGCCAACAGCATGAACTGCCTGGCCGAGGCGATCGGCATGGCCCTGCCGGGCAACGGGACGATCCTTGCGACGTCGGCCGACCGCAAGGAGCTCTATGAGCGCGCCGCGAAGCGGGTCGTGGAGATGGCCCTGGAATTCGGCCGCAAAGGGGAAGGGCACGGGCTGCTGCCGCGCGAGATCGCCACGTCGGCCGCGTTCGACAACGCCATGGTGCTGGACATGGCGATGGGCGGCAGCACCAACACCGTGCTCCACATCCTGGCCATCGCCCACGAGGCCGGGGTGCCGTTCACGCTCGATCGGATCGACGAGCTCAGCAAGAAGACGCCGAACATCTGCAAGGTGAGCCCGTCGAGCAGCTACCACATCGAGGACGTGGCGCGCGCCGGGGGCATCCACACGATCCTCGGCGAGGTCGCCCGCGGCCGCCCCGGCCTGCTCGACCTGTCCTGCCGGACGGTCACCGGCAAGACGCTCGGCGAGAACATCGAGGAATTCGACGTCCGCAGCGGGAAGGCCGTGTCCATGGCGCGGACGTGGGCCGCGGTGCGCCCGGGCGGCGAGCGGACCACCCAGGCCTGGACCGTGCCCAGCGTCTCCGCCGACCCGCGGTCTCAGTCCGCCGGCCTCGCCCTGCTCGAAGCCGAGGGCGAGAGCGGGTCGCCCTCGTCCGGGGAGAATGGGAACGGGGGGGGCCACGGCGACGGCTTCGATCCGTACGACGTCATCCGCCCGGTCTCCCGCGCCTACTCCGAGACGGGCGGCCTGACGATGCTCTCCGGGAACCTGGCCCCGAAGGGTGCGGTCGTGAAGACGGCCGGCGTCAGCAAGTCGATGTACGTGCACTCCGGGCCTGCGGTCATCTTCGAGAGCGAGGAGGACGCCTACAACGGCATCGTCTTCGGGAAGGTGAAGCCGGGCGACGTCGTGATCGTCCGCAACGAGGGCCCCAGGGGCGGGCCGGGCATGCAGGAGATGCTGGCGCCCACGACGGCCATCAAGGCCGTGGGGCTGGACGACAAGTGCGCGCTCGTCACCGACGGCCGCTTCTCCGGCGGCAGCGCGGGGGCCTCGATCGGCCACGTCAGCCCCGAGGCCGCCGTCGGCGGCCCGATCGGCCTGATCCGCGACGGGGACATCGTCGAGATCGACATCCCCGCCGGCAAGCTCTCGGTGCGGCTCTCCGACGAGGAGCTCGCCGCCCGCCGCGCGGAGTGGAAGCCCCGGCCGTCCCCCTTCAAGACCGGCTGGCTGGCCCGCTACGCGAAGATGGCCACGAGCGCCGATACGGGCGCGATCTTGAAGTGGGATTGA
- a CDS encoding glycosyltransferase — translation MNERGQTVCLNMIVKDEAHVIRRCLESARPLIDAWVISDTGSTDGTQNIIREVLADIPGTLIERPWVDFAHNRTEVLEASRGRADYILVVDADDEFEVDDSFVMPALAADSYNVALRFGGMGYHRRQMVRSALPWRYEGVLHEYLTCEQARTEEMLNGVRILVHHEGARSRDPLTYRRDALVLEKALLDEPDNARYVFYLAQSYRDAQDPELALRHYRRRAAMGGWRDEAWYSLYRIAHIESQFNKPWTEVMASYLTAFQYMPSRAEPLYWIAMHYQRGREFHVAKGFFEWAMAIPSPTPTALFVERSIYEYLLELEYAVSCYYVGEHAKAVAVNDRLLARGTLPADLVHRVAANRQFSRDVLAGQAVAPAAPGRWATETQAATLMTSPV, via the coding sequence ATGAACGAGCGGGGCCAGACCGTCTGCCTGAACATGATCGTCAAGGACGAGGCGCACGTCATCCGCCGGTGCCTGGAGTCGGCGCGTCCGCTGATCGACGCCTGGGTGATCTCCGACACCGGCTCCACCGACGGAACGCAAAACATCATCCGCGAGGTCCTCGCGGACATCCCCGGCACGCTGATCGAGCGCCCGTGGGTGGACTTCGCCCACAACCGCACGGAGGTGCTGGAGGCCTCCCGCGGCCGGGCCGACTACATCCTCGTGGTCGATGCCGACGACGAGTTCGAGGTCGACGACAGCTTCGTCATGCCGGCCCTGGCGGCCGACTCGTACAACGTCGCCCTGCGGTTCGGAGGCATGGGCTACCACCGCCGCCAGATGGTGCGAAGTGCCCTACCCTGGCGGTACGAAGGTGTGCTCCACGAGTACCTCACCTGCGAACAGGCGCGGACCGAGGAGATGCTGAACGGCGTCCGCATCCTCGTCCATCACGAGGGGGCACGCTCGCGGGACCCGCTCACCTACCGTCGCGACGCCCTGGTCCTGGAGAAGGCGCTCCTGGACGAGCCCGATAACGCTCGCTACGTCTTCTACCTCGCCCAGAGCTATCGCGACGCGCAGGACCCGGAGCTGGCGTTGCGGCACTACCGGCGGCGGGCGGCGATGGGGGGATGGCGCGACGAGGCCTGGTATTCGCTCTATCGGATCGCGCACATCGAATCGCAGTTTAACAAGCCCTGGACCGAGGTCATGGCCTCCTACCTGACGGCCTTCCAGTACATGCCGAGCCGCGCCGAGCCGCTGTACTGGATCGCCATGCACTATCAGCGCGGCAGGGAGTTCCACGTGGCCAAGGGATTCTTCGAATGGGCGATGGCGATCCCCTCGCCGACGCCGACCGCCCTGTTCGTCGAGCGCTCGATCTACGAGTACCTATTGGAGCTGGAGTACGCGGTCTCCTGCTATTACGTGGGCGAGCACGCCAAGGCCGTGGCGGTCAACGACCGGCTGCTGGCGCGGGGAACGCTCCCGGCGGACCTGGTCCACCGCGTTGCGGCCAATCGCCAGTTCAGCCGGGATGTCCTGGCGGGGCAAGCCGTCGCCCCGGCCGCGCCGGGTCGCTGGGCGACCGAAACGCAGGCGGCGACCCTGATGACGTCGCCGGTCTGA
- a CDS encoding collagen-like domain-containing protein: MKKRPSRKFRAQIQDALEQRLALSGSGEPFRAAMSATPLIRPDRHQALRALHAAPAPHAFAQASGPARSASIVAISPSAGVIQLAGTVTSGQSATILLRFNVYGSNRGGTPLFTEVQAVNAANHRFSVTLGSATSGGIPASVFEQNSSLYISYSRVRPGAPQIGARTALPQASTSFTQAVIQIQGATGATGPPGATGATGVPGPTGATGGQGVVGATGATGATGAQGPTGTDGDPGASGATGATGATGVQGLTGPTGDTGPTGPQGLTGPTGPTGDTGPTGPTGDTGPTGPTGDPGPTGATGSGLTPGNIIFTNSSTGSFSGLLLPTYVDPSGAASTQYVIGATSDKILVFGDLAFSVTGISNSVTFSIGVTVNGTGPTASTTMTETLSVDGGGTYTVSLNGVLSGFNAGDVVNVGITVSGTLVGTTVAVQNEMFTSVLAGSGFVVG, translated from the coding sequence ATGAAGAAGAGGCCGAGCCGTAAGTTCCGGGCGCAGATCCAGGACGCCCTCGAGCAGCGCCTGGCCCTGAGCGGCTCGGGCGAGCCGTTCAGGGCCGCCATGTCGGCCACGCCGCTGATTCGGCCGGACAGACATCAGGCCCTCCGGGCGCTCCATGCCGCCCCGGCCCCGCACGCATTCGCGCAGGCCTCCGGCCCCGCCCGGTCCGCCTCGATCGTCGCGATCTCGCCGAGTGCCGGGGTGATCCAGCTAGCGGGCACCGTCACGTCCGGCCAGTCGGCCACGATCCTGCTCCGGTTCAATGTTTACGGCAGCAACCGCGGCGGGACGCCACTCTTCACGGAGGTCCAGGCGGTCAATGCGGCCAATCACCGGTTCTCGGTGACGCTGGGCTCGGCGACGAGCGGGGGAATCCCCGCCTCCGTGTTCGAGCAGAACAGCTCGCTCTACATCTCGTACTCCAGGGTGAGACCGGGCGCGCCGCAGATCGGCGCCCGCACGGCCTTGCCGCAGGCCAGCACCTCGTTCACGCAGGCTGTCATTCAGATCCAGGGAGCGACGGGTGCCACGGGCCCTCCGGGCGCCACCGGGGCAACGGGAGTCCCGGGTCCCACCGGCGCGACAGGGGGGCAGGGCGTCGTCGGGGCCACGGGAGCCACCGGGGCGACCGGCGCGCAGGGGCCGACGGGAACCGACGGTGATCCCGGGGCGTCGGGTGCGACCGGGGCGACCGGAGCGACGGGCGTCCAGGGCCTCACCGGGCCTACCGGTGATACGGGACCGACGGGGCCTCAGGGCCTCACCGGGCCCACCGGCCCGACCGGCGACACCGGGCCCACCGGCCCGACCGGCGATACCGGACCCACGGGGCCGACCGGCGATCCCGGGCCGACGGGTGCCACAGGTTCCGGTCTCACTCCAGGCAACATCATCTTTACGAACTCGTCCACCGGCTCGTTCTCGGGGCTTCTCCTCCCGACGTATGTGGATCCCTCAGGGGCCGCGAGCACGCAGTACGTGATCGGTGCAACGTCCGACAAGATCCTCGTCTTTGGCGACCTCGCGTTCTCCGTGACGGGCATCTCCAACTCGGTCACGTTCTCGATCGGCGTGACGGTCAACGGCACCGGACCCACCGCCTCCACAACCATGACCGAGACCCTGAGTGTCGACGGCGGGGGTACCTATACGGTCTCCCTGAACGGAGTGCTCAGCGGTTTCAACGCAGGCGACGTCGTGAACGTGGGCATCACCGTCTCGGGGACGTTGGTCGGGACGACGGTGGCCGTCCAGAACGAGATGTTCACGTCCGTCCTCGCCGGCTCGGGCTTCGTCGTAGGTTGA
- a CDS encoding lipase family protein translates to MSGLLKGVEKWAIPVRLQQLYKGYKLEDVTIDEIVMPHTFLASLARVSNAVYKTGTVRSHSKAGSPQELELKQGMESSLGNYVFLGRFDAATGMIFETNGPFGAVVATCTLPGQEPDVPLTGHIHPHQPRYRIFVVFRGTSPGKFYWDDISTDLKAGFYNLDNPLGRKSGTLARGFLNTYMSCRGRVASLVNEAGRHLQERFRELAKGFTDRFGGRSFGLRGKLPLEQIELYVVGHSLGGAVATICAYDLAFTATRFVRPVLVTFGSPAVGDIDFAIDFQRMMVQDENRYSPYTGYLRSVRVVAQTAAKDEDIVTKSSVLPNFIHVNSRLSVTTEAANRLKAHSMDSSYIKAIDKLP, encoded by the coding sequence ATGAGCGGACTGTTGAAGGGCGTCGAGAAGTGGGCGATCCCGGTACGCCTCCAGCAACTGTACAAGGGGTACAAGCTGGAAGACGTGACGATCGACGAGATCGTCATGCCGCATACCTTCCTGGCCTCGCTGGCCAGGGTGTCGAACGCGGTCTACAAGACCGGCACGGTCCGCAGCCACAGCAAGGCCGGCTCGCCGCAGGAGCTGGAGCTGAAGCAGGGCATGGAATCGAGCCTGGGGAACTATGTCTTCCTCGGTCGGTTCGATGCGGCGACCGGCATGATTTTCGAGACGAACGGGCCGTTCGGCGCCGTCGTGGCAACCTGCACGCTCCCGGGGCAGGAACCCGACGTCCCCCTCACGGGGCATATCCACCCGCACCAGCCCCGATACCGGATCTTCGTCGTCTTCCGGGGGACCTCGCCGGGCAAATTCTACTGGGATGACATCTCGACGGACCTGAAGGCCGGCTTCTACAACCTGGACAATCCTCTGGGTAGGAAGAGCGGCACCCTGGCCAGGGGGTTCCTCAACACGTACATGTCGTGTCGGGGGCGGGTGGCGTCGCTCGTCAACGAGGCCGGCCGGCATCTGCAGGAGCGTTTCCGCGAGCTGGCGAAGGGCTTCACCGACCGGTTCGGCGGCCGGTCCTTCGGGCTCCGCGGCAAGCTCCCGCTCGAGCAGATCGAGCTCTACGTGGTCGGCCACAGCCTCGGCGGGGCCGTCGCCACGATCTGCGCCTACGACCTGGCCTTCACCGCGACGCGGTTCGTCCGGCCAGTCCTGGTCACCTTCGGGAGCCCGGCCGTCGGCGACATCGATTTCGCCATCGACTTCCAGAGGATGATGGTCCAGGACGAGAACCGCTACTCCCCCTACACCGGCTACCTGAGGAGCGTCCGCGTCGTCGCGCAGACGGCGGCGAAGGACGAGGACATCGTCACGAAGAGCAGCGTGCTGCCCAACTTCATCCACGTCAATTCACGCCTGAGCGTGACCACCGAGGCGGCGAATCGGCTCAAGGCCCACTCGATGGACAGCTCCTACATCAAGGCCATCGACAAGCTGCCATGA